From Marivirga harenae, one genomic window encodes:
- a CDS encoding GLPGLI family protein translates to MKTLIITFIGVLLASGLFAQQFSGVATYESRSQIELSLDSSAMSPQEMQAVKQQLLKKMQKTYTLKFNAKESLWEQEESVNSGPASASSNGMELVISNGSSKDKLYRNLEEGKYRNSQELMGKRFLVIDSLPKYEWKIGTETKQIGDYSCRKAVYTRISDARRFATGMEEMEITKDTTHIDAWFTMDIPVAQGPTTYFGLPGLILELKSNGRHFICTKVNLNYQEQEEIRVPDQGKEVTLEEFQAISEEKMKEMMQRYQGKGDGSNIEIVIGG, encoded by the coding sequence AACGCTTATTATAACATTCATCGGTGTACTATTGGCTTCAGGCCTGTTTGCACAACAATTCAGTGGAGTGGCCACCTATGAAAGCAGGAGTCAAATCGAACTTTCTTTAGACTCAAGCGCCATGTCACCGCAAGAGATGCAAGCTGTAAAACAGCAACTGCTCAAGAAGATGCAAAAGACTTACACATTAAAGTTTAATGCAAAAGAGTCGTTGTGGGAACAGGAAGAGAGTGTGAACTCAGGACCGGCAAGTGCTTCCTCCAATGGGATGGAATTGGTAATTTCTAATGGAAGTTCAAAGGATAAGCTGTACCGCAATCTGGAAGAGGGAAAATACAGAAATAGTCAGGAATTAATGGGAAAGAGATTTTTAGTTATTGACAGTCTGCCAAAGTATGAGTGGAAAATTGGCACTGAAACCAAGCAAATTGGGGATTACAGCTGTAGAAAAGCAGTATATACTCGAATTTCGGATGCTCGGAGATTTGCCACCGGTATGGAGGAAATGGAAATAACCAAAGACACCACTCATATTGATGCTTGGTTTACCATGGATATTCCCGTTGCTCAGGGTCCAACGACTTATTTCGGACTGCCAGGCTTAATTCTCGAATTAAAATCGAACGGTCGTCACTTTATATGCACAAAAGTGAATTTGAATTATCAGGAGCAAGAAGAGATTAGAGTACCTGATCAGGGAAAAGAAGTAACGCTAGAAGAATTTCAGGCCATTTCTGAAGAAAAGATGAAAGAGATGATGCAGAGATATCAAGGTAAAGGAGATGGCTCGAACATTGAAATCGTAATAGGCGGTTAA